GGCTGAGGTGCACCCGTTCCGAGATCTCCTGCACGCGGTAGGCGCAGCCGCCGTCCGCCGCCGCCCCTTCGGAGAGCAGGTCCAGGACCTCGAAGTCGCTGGCGCACAGGCCGTGCCCGTGCAGCGCGCGGTCCAGCTCGCACTGGGTGCGGGCGTGCAGGGACAGGATGTCCCGCCACTGCTCCACGAGCGCCCGCTCGGGCGTGTTCGCCGCCATGCGCGCACCGTAGCAGAGAACAAGTTTCATTGCATCGACATTAAATGCATTTGCATTGAATGCATGCGCATGTAGTCTCTTTGCCATGACCTCTCCGCTCACCATCCCCGCGACCCCGTCCCCGGCGGTCCGCTGGACCCCCCGGCTGTGGGGCACGCTGCTGGTGCTGTGCGCCGCGATGTTCCTGGACGCGCTCGACGTCTCGATGGTCGGCGTCGCGCTGCCGTCCATCGGCACCGACCTCCACCTGTCCACCTCGACGCTGCAATGGATCGTCAGCGGCTACATCCTGGGATACGGCGGACTGCTCCTGCTCGGCGGCCGCACCGCCGACCTGCTGGGCCGGCGCCAGGTGTTCCTGGTGGCGCTCGGCGTCTTCGCGCTCGCCTCGCTGCTCGGCGGGCTCGTGGACTCCGGGCCGCTGCTGATCGCCAGCCGCTTCGTGAAGGGCCTGAGCGCCGCCTTCACCGCGCCCGCCGGCCTGTCCATCATCACCACGACGTTCCCGGAGGGCCCGCTGCGCAACCGCGCCCTCTCCATCTACACCACCTGCGCCGCCACCGGCTTCTCCATGGGCCTGGTCCTGTCCGGGCTGCTCACCGAGGCCAGCTGGCGCCTCACCATGCTGCTGCCCGCACCCATCGCGCTCGGCGCCCTCGCCGCGGGCCTCAGGCTGCTGCCGCGCAGCGCACGGGAGGAGAACCACGCCGGCTACGACGTGCCGGGTGCCGTCCTCGGCACCGCGTCGATGCTGCTGCTGGTCTTCACCGTCGTCCAGGCGCCCGGGGCCGGCTGGGCCTCGGCCCGGACACTGGGGTCGTTCCTCGCCGTCGCCGTCCTGCTCACCGCCTTCGTCCTGGTCGAGCGGCGCTCGCCGAGCCCGCTGATCCGGCTCGGCGTGCTGCGCTCGGGCAGCCAGGTTCGCGCCCAGCTCGGAGCGGTGGCCTTCTTCGGCTCCTACGTCGGCTTCCAGTTCCTGACGACCCTGTACATGCAGTCCCTGCTGGGCTGGTCGGCGCTGCACACGGCACTGGCCTTCCTGCCGGCGGGCGCGCTCGTCGCGGTGTCCTCGACGAAGGTCGGCGCGGTCGTCGACCGGTTCGGCACCCCGCGGCTGATCGCGGCCGGCTTCGCACTGATGGTCGCCGGGTACGCGCTGTTCCTGCGGATCGACCTGGACCCGGTGTACGCGGCCGTGATCCTGCCGTCGATGCTGCTGATCGGCGCGGCCTGCGCCCTGGTCTTCCCCTCGCTCAACATCCAGGCCACCAACGGGGTCGAGGACCACGAGCAGGGCATGGTCTCGGGTCTGCTCAACACCTCGGTGCAGGTGGGC
Above is a genomic segment from Streptomyces collinus Tu 365 containing:
- a CDS encoding MFS transporter, with protein sequence MTSPLTIPATPSPAVRWTPRLWGTLLVLCAAMFLDALDVSMVGVALPSIGTDLHLSTSTLQWIVSGYILGYGGLLLLGGRTADLLGRRQVFLVALGVFALASLLGGLVDSGPLLIASRFVKGLSAAFTAPAGLSIITTTFPEGPLRNRALSIYTTCAATGFSMGLVLSGLLTEASWRLTMLLPAPIALGALAAGLRLLPRSAREENHAGYDVPGAVLGTASMLLLVFTVVQAPGAGWASARTLGSFLAVAVLLTAFVLVERRSPSPLIRLGVLRSGSQVRAQLGAVAFFGSYVGFQFLTTLYMQSLLGWSALHTALAFLPAGALVAVSSTKVGAVVDRFGTPRLIAAGFALMVAGYALFLRIDLDPVYAAVILPSMLLIGAACALVFPSLNIQATNGVEDHEQGMVSGLLNTSVQVGGAVFLAVVTAVVTAAAPAHPTAHAVLDSYRPGFMVVTGVAVAGLLITLTGLRDRRPRPSVVVARSTVEASASASTEAEAEAERVAVRD
- a CDS encoding MarR family winged helix-turn-helix transcriptional regulator, which translates into the protein MAANTPERALVEQWRDILSLHARTQCELDRALHGHGLCASDFEVLDLLSEGAAADGGCAYRVQEISERVHLSQSALSRLIGRLEKDGLVERAMCPEDRRGVRVALTAKGRALHGEVRPVQRAVLTRMLAEAGPADG